From one Streptomyces sp. R41 genomic stretch:
- a CDS encoding FG-GAP and VCBS repeat-containing protein — protein sequence MHKQHPHHRSHLRLALATATAAALTGGLLTFSAATATAADSFKTAKADFNGDGIGDVAASAPGAYVSGHADAGQIVVLYGTSTGVSSAKRSTISQNTTGVPGTAEAGDGFSAETAYADFNGDGYDDLAVASPYEKVGTDTNGGALAILWGSASGLTGKSVDVPDPAASSHDYWGKDLAAGDFDGDGKADLAVGSSSNTIYVYKGGFSTSGTPGGRSTIKPPIQSGTNDYPFGPMSLTAGDVNGDGRTDLIVDGYETQTDYGWNTNYYVPGTASGLSVASAQALKPGIITAIGDINGDGFGDIVSGAGWDSTTSDGTPVPDAANGGKVNITYGSASGPAGTSGITQNTGNVPGTSEKGDAFGWDLDMGDINGDGFQDLVVSAPDEDIDGVSNTGMVTVLYGSASGVKVSSGVQSFAQSTAGVPGNDEKSDLFGADVKLDDVTGDGKADLIVGSYENSANGAVTYLPSNGTTITTSGSRTISPSTSGVSTSGTPEFGALFAD from the coding sequence ATGCACAAGCAGCACCCGCACCACCGGTCCCACCTGCGACTCGCCCTCGCGACGGCCACCGCGGCCGCGCTGACGGGCGGTCTGCTCACCTTCTCGGCCGCGACGGCGACCGCCGCGGACTCGTTCAAGACGGCGAAGGCCGACTTCAACGGCGACGGCATCGGTGATGTCGCCGCGTCTGCGCCGGGCGCCTACGTCAGCGGCCACGCCGACGCGGGCCAGATCGTCGTGCTCTACGGCACCTCCACCGGCGTATCGTCCGCCAAGCGCTCGACGATCAGCCAGAACACCACCGGCGTCCCGGGCACCGCCGAGGCCGGCGACGGCTTCAGCGCCGAGACCGCGTACGCGGACTTCAACGGCGACGGTTACGACGACCTCGCGGTGGCCTCCCCGTACGAGAAGGTCGGCACCGACACCAACGGCGGCGCCCTCGCCATCCTCTGGGGCTCCGCGAGCGGCCTCACCGGCAAGAGCGTCGACGTGCCCGACCCGGCCGCCTCCTCGCACGACTACTGGGGCAAGGACCTGGCCGCCGGCGACTTCGACGGCGACGGCAAGGCCGACCTGGCCGTCGGCAGCTCGTCGAACACCATCTACGTGTACAAGGGCGGCTTCAGCACCAGCGGTACGCCGGGCGGCCGCTCCACGATCAAGCCCCCGATCCAGTCGGGCACCAACGACTACCCCTTCGGCCCGATGAGCCTCACCGCCGGTGACGTGAACGGCGACGGCCGCACCGACCTGATCGTCGACGGCTACGAGACCCAGACCGACTACGGCTGGAACACCAACTACTACGTGCCCGGCACCGCGAGCGGTCTCAGCGTCGCGTCCGCCCAGGCCCTCAAGCCCGGCATCATCACGGCCATAGGCGACATCAACGGCGACGGCTTCGGCGACATCGTCAGCGGCGCGGGCTGGGACAGCACCACCTCCGACGGCACGCCCGTCCCGGACGCCGCCAACGGCGGCAAGGTGAACATCACCTACGGCTCCGCGTCCGGCCCGGCCGGCACCTCCGGCATCACCCAGAACACCGGCAACGTGCCCGGCACCTCGGAGAAGGGCGACGCCTTCGGCTGGGACCTCGACATGGGCGACATCAACGGCGACGGCTTCCAGGACCTCGTCGTCAGCGCCCCGGACGAGGACATCGACGGCGTCAGCAACACCGGCATGGTCACCGTCCTGTACGGCTCCGCGAGCGGCGTCAAGGTCTCCTCCGGCGTGCAGTCCTTCGCCCAGAGCACCGCGGGCGTCCCCGGCAACGACGAGAAGAGCGACCTCTTCGGCGCGGACGTCAAGCTCGACGACGTCACCGGTGACGGCAAGGCCGATCTGATCGTCGGCTCGTACGAGAACAGCGCCAACGGCGCGGTGACCTACCTGCCGTCCAACGGCACGACGATCACCACGAGCGGCTCGCGCACCATCTCGCCGAGCACCTCAGGCGTCTCCACGTCGGGCACCCCGGAGTTCGGCGCCCTCTTCGCCGACTGA
- a CDS encoding GntR family transcriptional regulator, with the protein MTHEFGRTRPVWRQVAAAIATRIADVVHPVGVRVPSVVELSAEFGIAVSTAQKVPAHLKAEGLIRAEVGLGSFVAEQPPKPLQQSEA; encoded by the coding sequence ATGACTCACGAGTTCGGCCGAACCCGACCCGTCTGGCGGCAGGTCGCCGCCGCCATCGCCACCCGCATCGCCGACGTCGTCCATCCCGTGGGCGTCCGAGTACCGTCCGTCGTTGAACTGTCGGCCGAGTTCGGCATCGCGGTTTCCACCGCACAGAAGGTGCCGGCCCACCTCAAGGCGGAAGGGCTCATTCGAGCCGAGGTCGGCCTCGGCTCATTCGTCGCGGAGCAACCGCCCAAGCCCCTGCAGCAGAGCGAGGCATAG
- a CDS encoding FG-GAP-like repeat-containing protein, translated as MRRRTSATLAASLLAAGLTPLALSAPASAAVAKHYDDFNGDGYRDVAYVGYNRDGHVGGAVTVVYGTASGLNTSHPQVIDQDSAGVPGSGEEDDMFGESLASADLNKDGYADLVVGNPMEHVGSVKYRGTVTIVWGSGSGLSGGTNVAPKSGAGGHFGRDLATGDFNGDGSPDLAVIGGEEARLYRGSFSKSGSTGTVSKIDKVDAGWYSYGLAAGKVNGDGKTDLVVLGTQFSGNEPISRVWFLKGTSGGLTSGASKTLDSDATTAAVGDFDKDGYGDIALGQPDRSTGRGAVTVWRGTSSGPSGSTAFTQATSGVSGTPEPYDDFGYAVSAADTNGDGYADLAVGVPHEDVDGTEDQGGVHLFRGGSGGLSGARSSWIPQTVTGADGSNASFGYTLHLRDLNADGKAELGVGTAGVALVLRGTSTTPTASGAVTLPDFGGSFLD; from the coding sequence ATGCGCAGACGTACCTCCGCGACCCTGGCCGCCTCCCTGCTGGCAGCGGGCCTCACCCCGCTCGCACTGAGCGCCCCGGCCTCCGCCGCCGTCGCGAAGCACTACGACGACTTCAACGGCGACGGCTACCGCGATGTCGCGTACGTCGGTTACAACCGGGACGGCCATGTGGGCGGCGCCGTCACCGTCGTCTACGGGACCGCGAGCGGCCTGAACACCTCGCACCCCCAGGTCATCGACCAGGACAGCGCCGGTGTCCCCGGCTCCGGCGAGGAAGACGACATGTTCGGCGAATCGCTCGCGAGCGCCGACCTCAATAAGGACGGCTACGCGGACCTCGTCGTCGGCAACCCCATGGAGCACGTGGGCAGCGTGAAATACCGCGGCACGGTCACCATCGTGTGGGGCTCCGGCTCCGGCCTGTCGGGCGGCACCAACGTCGCCCCGAAATCCGGTGCCGGCGGCCACTTCGGCCGCGATCTCGCCACCGGCGACTTCAACGGCGACGGCTCGCCCGACCTCGCGGTGATCGGCGGCGAGGAGGCGAGGCTGTACCGCGGCTCCTTCAGCAAGTCCGGCTCCACCGGCACCGTCAGCAAGATCGACAAGGTGGACGCGGGCTGGTACTCGTACGGGCTCGCGGCCGGCAAGGTCAACGGCGACGGCAAGACCGACCTGGTGGTCCTCGGCACCCAGTTCTCCGGCAACGAGCCGATCAGCCGCGTCTGGTTCCTCAAGGGCACCTCCGGGGGCCTGACGTCGGGCGCGTCCAAGACGCTCGACAGCGACGCCACGACCGCCGCCGTCGGCGACTTCGACAAGGACGGCTACGGCGACATCGCCCTCGGCCAGCCCGACCGCAGCACCGGCAGGGGCGCGGTCACCGTCTGGCGCGGCACCTCGTCCGGCCCCAGCGGCTCGACCGCCTTCACCCAGGCCACCTCCGGCGTCTCCGGCACGCCCGAGCCCTACGACGACTTCGGGTACGCCGTCTCGGCCGCCGACACCAACGGCGACGGCTACGCGGACCTCGCGGTCGGCGTCCCGCACGAGGACGTCGACGGCACCGAGGACCAGGGCGGCGTGCACCTGTTCCGCGGCGGTTCCGGCGGCCTGAGCGGCGCCCGCTCCTCCTGGATCCCGCAGACGGTGACGGGCGCGGACGGCTCCAACGCGTCCTTCGGCTACACGCTCCACCTGCGGGACCTGAACGCCGACGGCAAGGCGGAGCTGGGCGTGGGCACGGCGGGCGTCGCACTGGTGCTGCGCGGCACCTCCACCACCCCGACGGCGTCCGGTGCCGTGACACTGCCCGACTTCGGCGGCAGCTTCCTCGACTGA
- a CDS encoding (Fe-S)-binding protein has protein sequence MQLAAIIVSLVLTVVGVALLARAIGQFVRYFKLGQPVPAGARTDNPYQRSVTLVREFLGHTRMNRWGIVGFAHWFVAVGFLTLPPTLAQAFGQLFKADWVLPVIGDFLPVEMYTEFIGVMTVLGIVVLMAIRLLSLPSRAGRKSRFTGSKAGQAYFVEYVILTIGLAIYVLRGLEGAIHHVEGYEAGYFASYPLVLAFKGLSVSALQNLVYLVAMIKISTSFIWMIVVSLNTNMGVAWHRFLAFPNIWFKRNATGETALGALQPMTSGGKPIDFTDPGEDDVFGVSQVEQFSWKGLLDFSTCTECGRCQSQCPAWNTGKPLSPKLLIMSLRDHAHAKAPYLLAGGGKDMEGNEKASQEQLKDVPAAALAEAERPLIGTVEENGVIDPDVLWSCTTCGACVEQCPVDIEHIDHIVDMRRYQVMIESAFPSEAGTMLKNLEKKGNPWGLAKKQRLEWLKELDFEVPVVGKDIEDLSEVEYLYWVGCAGALEDRAKKTTKAFAELLHIAGVKFAIMGGDEKCTGDSARRLGNEPLFQELGMENVAALNMAFGEDDEDESTKKPRSAKKIVATCPHCLNTIGNEYPQLGGDYETIHHTQLLQHLIDEGKLLPVTPVEGLITYHDPCYLGRHNKIYTPPREIMSAVPGLRQQEMHRHKERGFCCGAGGARMWMEERIGKRINNERVDEALSLNPDIVSTACPFCLVMLTDSVNGKKNDGKAKESIQVVDVAQLLLDSVRTPVDDEPPAGEAESENAPEPEPVK, from the coding sequence ATGCAACTCGCCGCGATCATCGTGTCGCTGGTCCTGACCGTGGTCGGCGTCGCGCTGCTCGCACGCGCCATCGGTCAGTTCGTCCGGTACTTCAAGCTCGGCCAGCCCGTACCCGCCGGCGCCCGGACCGACAACCCCTATCAGCGCAGCGTGACGCTGGTCAGGGAGTTCCTCGGCCACACGCGGATGAACCGGTGGGGCATCGTCGGCTTCGCCCACTGGTTCGTGGCGGTCGGCTTCCTCACGCTCCCGCCGACCCTGGCGCAGGCGTTCGGCCAGCTGTTCAAGGCCGACTGGGTGCTGCCGGTCATCGGCGACTTCCTGCCGGTCGAGATGTACACCGAGTTCATCGGCGTGATGACCGTCCTCGGCATCGTCGTCCTGATGGCGATCCGGCTGCTGAGCCTGCCCTCCCGGGCCGGCCGCAAGTCCCGCTTCACGGGCTCCAAGGCCGGACAGGCGTACTTCGTCGAGTACGTCATCCTCACCATCGGCCTGGCCATCTATGTGCTGCGCGGCCTCGAGGGCGCGATCCACCACGTGGAGGGCTACGAGGCCGGGTACTTCGCCTCGTACCCGCTGGTCCTCGCCTTCAAGGGCCTGAGCGTCTCCGCGCTGCAGAACCTGGTCTACCTGGTCGCGATGATCAAGATCAGCACCTCGTTCATCTGGATGATCGTGGTCTCGCTGAACACCAACATGGGTGTCGCCTGGCACCGCTTCCTGGCCTTCCCGAACATCTGGTTCAAGCGGAACGCGACCGGTGAGACCGCGCTCGGCGCGCTCCAGCCGATGACCTCCGGCGGCAAGCCGATCGACTTCACCGACCCCGGTGAGGACGACGTCTTCGGTGTCTCCCAGGTCGAGCAGTTCTCCTGGAAGGGCCTGCTGGACTTCTCCACCTGCACCGAGTGCGGCCGCTGCCAGTCGCAGTGCCCCGCCTGGAACACCGGCAAGCCGCTGTCCCCCAAGCTCCTCATCATGTCGCTGCGCGACCACGCGCACGCCAAGGCCCCGTACCTGCTCGCGGGCGGCGGCAAGGACATGGAGGGCAACGAGAAGGCGTCGCAGGAGCAGCTCAAGGACGTGCCCGCCGCCGCCCTCGCGGAGGCCGAGCGCCCCCTCATCGGCACCGTCGAGGAGAACGGCGTCATCGACCCCGACGTCCTGTGGTCCTGCACCACCTGCGGCGCCTGTGTCGAGCAGTGCCCGGTCGACATCGAGCACATCGACCACATCGTCGACATGCGCCGCTACCAGGTGATGATCGAGAGCGCCTTCCCGTCCGAGGCGGGCACGATGCTCAAGAACCTGGAGAAGAAGGGCAACCCCTGGGGTCTGGCCAAGAAGCAGCGCCTGGAATGGCTCAAGGAACTCGACTTCGAAGTGCCGGTCGTCGGCAAGGACATCGAGGACCTGTCCGAGGTCGAGTACCTGTACTGGGTCGGCTGCGCCGGCGCGCTGGAAGACCGCGCGAAGAAGACGACGAAGGCCTTCGCGGAGCTGCTCCACATCGCGGGCGTCAAGTTCGCGATCATGGGCGGCGACGAGAAGTGCACCGGTGACTCCGCCCGCCGCCTCGGCAACGAGCCCCTGTTCCAGGAGCTCGGCATGGAGAACGTCGCCGCGCTGAACATGGCGTTCGGCGAGGACGACGAAGACGAGTCGACGAAGAAGCCGAGGTCGGCGAAGAAGATCGTCGCGACCTGCCCCCACTGCCTGAACACGATCGGCAACGAGTACCCGCAGCTCGGCGGCGACTACGAGACCATCCACCACACCCAGCTGCTCCAGCACCTCATCGACGAGGGCAAGCTGCTGCCGGTCACCCCGGTCGAGGGTCTGATCACCTACCACGACCCCTGCTACCTGGGCCGCCACAACAAGATCTACACGCCGCCGCGCGAGATCATGTCCGCCGTCCCGGGCCTGCGTCAGCAGGAGATGCACCGCCACAAGGAGCGCGGCTTCTGCTGCGGCGCCGGCGGTGCGCGGATGTGGATGGAGGAGCGCATCGGCAAGCGCATCAACAACGAGCGTGTCGACGAGGCCCTGTCCCTCAACCCGGACATCGTCTCCACCGCCTGCCCGTTCTGCCTCGTCATGCTGACCGACTCGGTCAACGGCAAGAAGAACGACGGCAAGGCCAAGGAGTCCATCCAGGTCGTGGACGTGGCCCAGCTGCTGCTCGACTCCGTCAGGACGCCGGTCGACGACGAGCCCCCGGCGGGCGAGGCCGAGTCGGAGAACGCGCCGGAGCCGGAGCCGGTGAAGTAA
- a CDS encoding FG-GAP-like repeat-containing protein, with protein MHKHHPRLALAAATAAALTGGLLTFAAAPATAASASRSYRADFNGDGYGDVAFAAPYATVGGKVLAGYVAVVYGGSSGLNPAKRTVVSQNTAGVPGTAEEEDFFGEALAVGDLNGDGYTDLAVGAPGEDVGSDTDGGSVTVLWGSSSGIKNGTTVKDPAAASHDEWGRRLTAGDFNGDGKADLAVATSASHAYVVKGRFTTTGTTGGTQKIDLPDKAKYGIDAMAAGDTNGDKKADLVLTYRTALNSDGSGDWTKGVAYLGTSSGLETSVPRPLNGGTSIALGDINGDGYDEIALGNVFTKEQGHEGSPGGKVVVIRGSEGGPINGDIPMAQLTQDSEGVPGADEAGDGFGASVSIADVNGDGYGELAIGVVFEDIGTRKDTGSTVVLTGYALKGGRAISQDTYNVPGSPESMDYFGSDVLLSDVNKDGHADFTVAAGFEDEGVGAITALQGSAGGVTTAGARSFGPGTFGLSRAYGSFGTGLIG; from the coding sequence ATGCACAAGCACCACCCGCGACTCGCCCTCGCGGCGGCCACCGCCGCCGCGCTGACGGGCGGTCTGCTCACGTTCGCGGCCGCGCCGGCGACGGCCGCGAGCGCTTCCCGCTCCTACCGGGCGGACTTCAACGGCGACGGCTACGGCGACGTCGCGTTCGCCGCGCCGTACGCGACGGTCGGCGGCAAGGTCCTGGCCGGTTATGTGGCCGTGGTCTACGGCGGCTCCAGCGGCCTCAACCCCGCCAAGCGCACGGTCGTCAGCCAGAACACCGCGGGCGTGCCCGGCACCGCCGAGGAGGAGGACTTCTTCGGCGAGGCGCTCGCGGTGGGCGACCTCAACGGCGATGGCTACACCGACCTCGCGGTCGGCGCCCCCGGCGAGGACGTCGGTTCGGACACCGACGGCGGCTCCGTCACCGTGCTGTGGGGCTCGTCCAGCGGCATCAAGAACGGCACCACGGTCAAGGACCCGGCCGCCGCCTCGCACGACGAGTGGGGCCGCCGGCTGACCGCGGGCGACTTCAACGGCGACGGCAAGGCCGACCTGGCCGTCGCCACCAGCGCCTCGCACGCGTACGTCGTCAAGGGCCGCTTCACCACCACCGGCACGACCGGCGGCACGCAGAAGATCGACCTTCCCGATAAGGCCAAATACGGCATCGACGCGATGGCGGCGGGCGACACCAATGGCGACAAGAAGGCCGACCTCGTCCTCACCTACCGCACGGCCCTCAACTCCGACGGCTCGGGCGACTGGACCAAGGGCGTCGCGTACCTCGGCACCTCCTCCGGCCTGGAGACCTCGGTGCCGCGTCCGCTGAACGGTGGCACCTCCATCGCGCTCGGCGACATCAACGGCGACGGCTACGACGAGATCGCCCTCGGCAACGTCTTCACCAAGGAGCAGGGTCACGAGGGCAGCCCCGGCGGCAAGGTCGTCGTCATCCGGGGTTCCGAAGGCGGCCCGATCAACGGTGACATCCCGATGGCTCAACTCACCCAGGACTCCGAAGGCGTTCCCGGTGCCGACGAGGCCGGGGACGGCTTCGGCGCCTCGGTCTCCATCGCTGACGTCAACGGCGACGGCTACGGCGAACTGGCCATCGGCGTCGTCTTCGAGGACATCGGCACGAGGAAGGACACCGGCTCCACCGTGGTGCTGACCGGCTACGCGCTCAAGGGCGGCCGCGCGATCTCGCAGGACACCTACAACGTCCCCGGCTCCCCCGAGTCCATGGACTACTTCGGCTCCGACGTCCTCCTGTCGGACGTCAACAAGGACGGCCACGCCGACTTCACCGTCGCCGCCGGCTTCGAGGACGAGGGCGTCGGCGCGATCACCGCACTGCAAGGCTCCGCGGGCGGCGTCACCACCGCCGGTGCCCGCTCCTTCGGCCCGGGCACCTTCGGCCTGTCCCGCGCCTACGGCTCGTTCGGCACCGGCCTCATCGGCTGA
- a CDS encoding FG-GAP repeat domain-containing protein, with product MAAALAVCALGGGLLAACGPSTEAGAPQHTPVQIAKAPAQLPVPQGKGSKVADDFNGDGHRDLVLGDLVKEQSHADDAGIGIVYGGAHGLTPGARQLLSPKKQAAPTKGQLPAVFDAEASCDLDKDGFTDLVVSTDPPYDGQGQPPVPLQILFGSPKGLTGRAVKLAVPAQARFGNDWADQPVCGDFDGDGAEDLVVHASAGRLSYLRGPFSRKGAPRKAGAPIPSPGEVPTGPAADVNRDGYDDLLVRTAEGAGKSAVVLGGPDGPARTGVVLPAGIDVAFGRFGKGKALDAAVGSMGGTSLRYDLPGAARGSVSTPGSVLDSGDFDGDGLSELISSGAELRVLRGRTTGLSAAGMVTVKPPAQGTTRVLTVGDFTGDGRADLVVRTYRGETKDTVAVYPGAAKGLVAAEPTVTFSTSEFLTS from the coding sequence GTGGCGGCAGCCCTGGCGGTATGCGCCCTCGGGGGCGGCCTTCTCGCCGCCTGCGGCCCCAGCACGGAGGCCGGGGCGCCCCAGCACACGCCGGTACAGATCGCGAAGGCCCCGGCCCAACTCCCCGTCCCCCAGGGCAAGGGCAGCAAGGTCGCCGACGACTTCAACGGTGACGGGCACCGTGATCTGGTCCTGGGTGACCTCGTCAAGGAGCAGAGCCACGCGGACGACGCCGGCATCGGCATCGTCTACGGCGGCGCGCACGGACTCACGCCCGGCGCCCGGCAGTTGCTCAGCCCGAAGAAGCAGGCCGCCCCCACCAAGGGCCAACTCCCCGCCGTCTTCGACGCGGAGGCGAGCTGTGACCTCGACAAGGACGGCTTCACGGATCTGGTCGTGTCGACCGACCCTCCGTACGACGGCCAGGGGCAGCCGCCGGTCCCCCTCCAGATCCTCTTCGGCTCCCCGAAGGGCCTCACCGGCAGGGCGGTCAAGCTCGCCGTCCCCGCGCAGGCACGTTTCGGCAACGACTGGGCCGACCAGCCCGTGTGCGGCGACTTCGACGGCGACGGCGCCGAGGACCTGGTGGTGCACGCCTCGGCGGGCCGACTCAGCTACCTGCGCGGCCCGTTCAGCCGCAAGGGTGCCCCGCGCAAGGCCGGTGCGCCGATCCCCTCGCCGGGCGAGGTCCCCACGGGTCCGGCCGCCGACGTGAACCGCGACGGATATGACGACCTCCTCGTCCGTACGGCGGAGGGTGCGGGCAAGTCGGCCGTGGTTCTCGGCGGACCGGACGGCCCCGCCCGCACGGGAGTCGTCCTGCCGGCCGGCATCGACGTGGCGTTCGGCCGCTTCGGCAAGGGCAAGGCGCTGGACGCCGCGGTCGGCTCCATGGGCGGAACATCACTGCGCTACGACCTCCCCGGCGCCGCGCGCGGCAGTGTCTCCACCCCGGGCTCGGTGCTCGACTCCGGCGACTTCGACGGGGACGGTCTGAGTGAACTCATCTCCAGCGGTGCGGAGTTGAGGGTCCTGCGCGGCCGTACGACCGGACTGTCCGCGGCGGGCATGGTCACCGTGAAACCGCCGGCCCAGGGCACCACCCGGGTGCTGACGGTGGGCGACTTCACGGGGGACGGGCGCGCGGACCTGGTGGTGCGGACGTATCGGGGCGAGACGAAGGACACGGTCGCGGTGTACCCGGGGGCGGCGAAGGGCCTGGTCGCGGCGGAGCCGACGGTCACCTTCTCCACCTCGGAGTTCCTGACGTCGTAG
- a CDS encoding GntR family transcriptional regulator: MEFVADIPRWRQVAEVIRRRIEDGTYPPRTRIPSVVEITAEFGIAAVTAQKVHKGLRAEGLIYTEPGLGSFVAENADKPAES; the protein is encoded by the coding sequence ATGGAATTTGTTGCCGACATCCCCCGCTGGCGCCAGGTGGCCGAGGTGATCCGCCGCCGAATCGAGGACGGCACGTACCCGCCGCGCACGCGCATCCCGTCCGTCGTAGAGATCACCGCGGAGTTCGGCATCGCCGCAGTGACCGCGCAGAAGGTGCACAAGGGCCTGCGGGCGGAAGGGCTCATCTACACCGAGCCGGGCCTCGGTTCCTTCGTCGCCGAGAATGCCGACAAGCCCGCGGAGTCGTAG
- a CDS encoding FG-GAP-like repeat-containing protein codes for MRKRTLLLAATLTSGLLTALPAATASAAPSGLSGDFNGDGYRDLAIAAPIAKVSTKSGAGYVAVVYGTASGLDTSKRQIISQATDGIPGTPESYDYFGDRLTTGDMDGDGYTDIVVGVHSEKIGSTDSYGALTVLWGGADGVKSGTDISSPLPQYRNELGWQIAAGDFDGDGHTDLAAANNSTPALNIFRGPISRTGTAASLVGIDTVDQTTIYPDGLVAGEVNGDGKTDLLVMGQEETSTGDSRTRSALYLGSATGPKYSKKLAGGYAGTIADVDKDGYGDIVTGNFMEKSTTEPNGGLGGAITITYGASGGLSTRTPVRITQDTTGVPGTGEKNDGFGWSLSSGDTNGDGYADVVIGSDSESLGSVNDAGQVTVLRGSASGLTGTGSKSYSQDTTNVPGTAEAYDYFGDAVFLTDANADGRAELAVGARGENGGDGAVWLFKSTSSGTTATGSKSFGSTTLGGPSGDAYFGNVFAG; via the coding sequence ATGCGCAAGCGCACCCTCCTCCTGGCCGCGACCCTGACCAGCGGCCTGCTCACCGCCCTGCCCGCGGCCACCGCCTCCGCCGCGCCCTCAGGCCTGTCCGGCGACTTCAACGGCGACGGTTACCGCGACCTCGCGATCGCCGCGCCCATCGCCAAGGTCTCCACCAAGTCCGGCGCCGGTTACGTGGCGGTCGTCTACGGCACGGCGAGCGGCCTCGACACCTCCAAGCGGCAGATCATCAGCCAGGCCACGGACGGCATTCCGGGCACCCCGGAGTCGTACGACTACTTCGGCGACCGTCTGACCACGGGCGACATGGACGGCGACGGCTACACGGACATCGTCGTCGGCGTGCACAGCGAGAAGATCGGCTCGACCGACTCGTACGGCGCTCTGACGGTGCTGTGGGGCGGCGCGGACGGCGTGAAGTCCGGCACCGACATCTCCTCGCCGCTGCCGCAGTACCGCAACGAGCTCGGCTGGCAGATCGCGGCCGGCGACTTCGACGGCGACGGCCACACCGACCTGGCCGCCGCCAACAACTCCACGCCCGCCCTGAACATCTTCCGCGGCCCCATCTCCCGTACGGGCACGGCGGCTTCACTCGTCGGCATCGACACGGTCGACCAGACCACCATCTACCCGGACGGACTCGTCGCGGGCGAGGTCAACGGCGACGGCAAGACCGACCTCCTGGTCATGGGCCAGGAGGAGACCAGCACCGGCGACTCCCGCACCCGCAGCGCCCTCTACCTCGGTTCGGCCACCGGCCCGAAGTACAGCAAGAAGCTCGCGGGCGGCTACGCGGGCACCATCGCCGACGTCGACAAGGACGGCTACGGCGACATCGTCACCGGCAACTTCATGGAGAAGTCGACGACCGAGCCGAACGGCGGGCTGGGCGGCGCGATCACGATCACGTACGGCGCGTCCGGCGGCCTCAGCACCCGTACGCCGGTCCGTATCACCCAGGACACCACCGGCGTCCCCGGCACCGGCGAGAAGAACGACGGCTTCGGCTGGAGCCTGTCGTCGGGCGACACCAACGGCGACGGTTACGCCGACGTCGTGATCGGCTCCGACAGCGAGAGCCTCGGCTCGGTGAACGACGCCGGCCAGGTCACGGTCCTGCGCGGTTCCGCCTCCGGCCTGACCGGCACCGGCTCGAAGTCCTACTCGCAGGACACCACGAACGTCCCCGGCACCGCCGAGGCCTACGACTACTTCGGCGACGCGGTCTTCCTCACGGACGCGAACGCCGACGGCCGCGCGGAACTGGCGGTCGGTGCCCGCGGCGAGAACGGCGGCGACGGCGCGGTCTGGCTCTTCAAGTCCACCAGCTCCGGCACCACGGCCACCGGTTCCAAGTCCTTCGGCAGCACGACGCTGGGCGGGCCGTCGGGAGACGCGTACTTC